A part of Leptospiraceae bacterium genomic DNA contains:
- a CDS encoding methyltransferase, with the protein MDLKESDILQEKIFSHWYYKSKSNVILSLINNRKIKSVLDIGAGSGYFAKIILERTDAEFAICIDTGYEKDFEETYSGKKIYFKREVAENLNVDLVLLMDVIEHVSDDQQFLESWTKKINNEDALFIVTVPAFQFLFSTHDIFLEHFRRYNIFNLRRLMINCGMKIHLIFYFYGVLFFPIAIIRLFKKIFSVKNQELKSDMVDVSMPLNNFLVFIHKIEIFFMKINKFFGVSLVCLFQKK; encoded by the coding sequence ATGGATTTAAAAGAATCAGATATTCTGCAGGAAAAAATATTCAGTCATTGGTATTATAAATCAAAATCAAATGTAATATTATCCCTGATAAATAATCGAAAAATAAAATCAGTTCTAGATATTGGTGCCGGGTCAGGTTATTTCGCCAAAATAATTCTTGAGAGAACAGATGCAGAGTTCGCTATTTGTATAGATACTGGATACGAGAAAGATTTCGAAGAGACTTACTCTGGCAAAAAAATTTATTTCAAAAGAGAAGTAGCCGAAAATTTAAATGTAGATTTGGTGTTGTTGATGGATGTAATTGAACATGTCAGCGACGATCAGCAGTTTCTCGAGAGTTGGACAAAAAAAATAAATAATGAAGACGCATTATTCATAGTGACTGTTCCTGCTTTTCAGTTTTTATTTTCTACTCACGATATTTTTTTAGAACACTTTCGCAGATATAATATATTTAATCTTAGGCGGCTAATGATAAATTGCGGCATGAAGATACATTTAATATTTTATTTTTACGGTGTATTATTTTTTCCTATAGCAATAATCAGATTATTCAAAAAGATTTTTTCTGTAAAAAACCAAGAATTAAAAAGTGATATGGTAGATGTATCCATGCCCTTGAATAATTTTTTAGTTTTTATTCATAAGATTGAAATATTTTTTATGAAAATTAATAAATTTTTCGGAGTCAGTCTGGTATGCCTATTT
- a CDS encoding glycosyltransferase: MRDTKIKFSIVMPCYKEENRLPAYLKELKETLKEIPVELIIVDDGSPIESFNRLRDKISGELSGSIFLHRYERNQGKGFAISHGIHQANGEIVGFLDSDGAIPAYEVKNLLNIYSDNNSFDMLLASRIKMLGKNVDRSFMRHLSGRVFVTFISTLFNIPVYDSQCGFKLFKKNSYESLKNKITDTRWVWDTQLLILFFLNKKKIHEVPIDWSGVADSKVNMLSDSLKMLLKMYNFKKGL; the protein is encoded by the coding sequence ATGAGAGATACAAAAATAAAATTTTCGATTGTAATGCCGTGTTACAAAGAAGAAAACAGACTCCCTGCATATTTGAAAGAACTAAAAGAAACTCTGAAAGAAATACCAGTAGAATTGATCATTGTGGATGATGGTAGTCCAATTGAATCATTTAATAGACTCAGAGACAAAATTTCGGGAGAATTAAGCGGGTCAATTTTTTTACATAGATATGAGCGAAACCAAGGAAAAGGATTTGCGATTTCCCACGGCATTCATCAAGCAAATGGAGAAATAGTTGGATTTCTCGATTCCGACGGAGCAATCCCTGCTTATGAAGTAAAAAATCTCTTAAACATATACAGTGATAATAATAGTTTTGACATGTTACTTGCCTCAAGAATAAAAATGTTAGGCAAGAATGTAGATCGAAGTTTTATGAGGCATTTAAGTGGAAGAGTTTTTGTTACATTTATTTCAACATTATTTAATATTCCAGTTTATGACTCACAATGTGGTTTCAAATTATTTAAAAAAAATAGTTATGAATCCCTGAAAAATAAAATAACGGATACAAGATGGGTTTGGGATACACAATTGCTAATTTTATTTTTTCTGAATAAGAAAAAAATTCACGAAGTTCCGATTGATTGGAGTGGTGTAGCCGACTCTAAAGTCAACATGTTGAGTGATTCACTTAAAATGTTATTGAAAATGTATAATTTTAAAAAAGGCCTATAA